The DNA sequence GGGTGAAAAGCAGTACTCAAAACAGTTACTTGTTTCGTGTCTCTCCATACAGCAAACGCAACATTCCTTTTCACTCTCCACTTCCATTTACCCCTCTTCATCTTTTTCACCCGTGCATTTTGTCTTTTAGAAGCCTCTGCAGTTTTGCTGTCTGCCTCCTTGTCTCCAGTAAGTTTCGGCTTCTTTACTAAAAGAGGTAAATCTTGCCTGTCACTTCTTACCGTTGCTGTTGAATATATTTCATGATCGAACAAATACTGTAACAAATCAGTACTcgaaaaaaagttatcaaatGCTAAATGACCACGATAATTTGCTCTGATCAAAGGCTCACACAATGACTTGATCACATTGCTTCCCAATCCTGTCTCCGTCGTATCAGTCTTTCCAGTATAAATACGAAACATGTAAACGTAACCTGTAGAGCTGTCTGCCCTAACCCAAACCTTATAGCCACGCTTCACCGGCTTCATAGGCATGTATTGTTTTAGGCTACTACGGCCTTTGAATTTGATCATGCACTCGTCTATTGATTGagaatttgttgttatagcactTTCTTGGCACTTCTCATTCAATTTTTCAAGCAGAGGCCTTATCTTGTAGAGTTTATCATAATCATCACTATCTCTGGCCGGCATCTGCGAATTATCGTTGAGGTGCAAATGCTTCATGATGTGCTGAAATCTCTTTAGAGTCATTGTTTCAGCTATTTCTGGCACTTGTAGTACAGGGTCACTTGACCAATAGTCCTCAATACTCGGCAAAACATGAATACCCATTTGAATGAGAACGCCAAGAAAAGCCTTGATTTCTTCAACAGTGGTTGGTGTCCAATTCCTGTTACCTACTTGCGAAGCGTATAAATTAGTTTGGTCTACAATCATCTGTAGTACATCatcactaaaaaataaaccaaagtaGGTCAGAGGTTTCGTTCTGTTTGGAAGTTGTTTTGAAGACTGAATGTGCGGAGTATCGAAATAGCTGAGATCTGGATTCTGGGTCCATTCTTGTTTTTTCCAATCAGTCTCATCTATGTCCGAATCTGAATCTGAAGACGAAAAATCCGATAATTCACTCACTCCATCAATCCTATCTGGCGGATATGGTGATGCTATTGGTGCTGCGTCACTCTGGAGTCTTGCGACTGAAGGGCTTTGTTGTTGTGGAGGTAGTGGTGCAGATCTTGAAGCACTTTGAAGTCTTGAAGCTGAAGGACTTTGATGTGGGACTGCTGGTGTAGATCTTGAAGCGCTTTGGAGTCTGGGGAGTGAAGGACTTTGACAAGTTGATGAGGATGGAGACGATATTGCCGTTGAACTAAGTAGAACATCATCACCTGTTAGTACCCTTACCAAATCTTCTTCTGCACCTTGTTCTGAATCCGATTCTTCCAAATCATCTTCAGAAATCATACCATCTGGAATTCCGAACATTTCTTCCAACTCCTGGGCAATAAGATCATCTGATATGGGTTTATTCCGGCTCATTGTAGATTATCTAAAAGAATACGaaagacaaaaatactttacctCTAACTGGCAGTGTACATTATATTGCCACCATGTAGGTAGTTACAAGTTGATAGTGGCATATATATAGCCACCATAGAAAAATGgatttccaaataaaatatgacgattttttttttaataatgatactATCGTCTTCCATACTACTAAATCTTTACGTAAAAAAGGTCACTTACATTTTTATCTGTAGGATTGATGAGATATtcctaaattaattttgaagtcaCGAAAAGCGggaacttttttttacaaagtgtcaatttttttttcgtaaggtTGGCaccactgtttttttttttaaatatagtgaTGTACAATTCAGCTACGTATTAGTAACGATTTCAGTATTAAAATGGAATAAACTTCTCGATTTAATATGCCTATTAGATGGTGGCACGTATATTGCCGTCATCGGTGAAAGGGTTATTGTAGAGACTATAGAAAtcctaataaaaagaaatttgt is a window from the Trichoplusia ni isolate ovarian cell line Hi5 chromosome 3, tn1, whole genome shotgun sequence genome containing:
- the LOC113508708 gene encoding piggyBac transposable element-derived protein 4-like; the encoded protein is MSRNKPISDDLIAQELEEMFGIPDGMISEDDLEESDSEQGAEEDLVRVLTGDDVLLSSTAISSPSSSTCQSPSLPRLQSASRSTPAVPHQSPSASRLQSASRSAPLPPQQQSPSVARLQSDAAPIASPYPPDRIDGVSELSDFSSSDSDSDIDETDWKKQEWTQNPDLSYFDTPHIQSSKQLPNRTKPLTYFGLFFSDDVLQMIVDQTNLYASQVGNRNWTPTTVEEIKAFLGVLIQMGIHVLPSIEDYWSSDPVLQVPEIAETMTLKRFQHIMKHLHLNDNSQMPARDSDDYDKLYKIRPLLEKLNEKCQESAITTNSQSIDECMIKFKGRSSLKQYMPMKPVKRGYKVWVRADSSTGYVYMFRIYTGKTDTTETGLGSNVIKSLCEPLIRANYRGHLAFDNFFSSTDLLQYLFDHEIYSTATVRSDRQDLPLLVKKPKLTGDKEADSKTAEASKRQNARVKKMKRGKWKWRVKRNVAFAVWRDTKQVTVLSTAFHPKQRRTCSRTQKDGTKKAYNCPQMIPEYTKRMGGVDRFDQKRTPYAVGRKSKKWWKRIFYFLIDLAITNAYILYKSNSRVHNVMTQKYFRIALSKELINNLSFRKRSFHSMPKYNIKKSKQSNERQKTVHSVPDGLRTEQLGEHWPVEIETYKRCRLCSTKTNNKRSKIICERCEVPLCISPCFRQFHFD